ttaaatattaaaattggacTGTTCTTGGACATTCTATATGTGTATAAAAGCTGAGTCCCATCAGTGCTGGGTAAGTTCTCAGTTGTTGCTtcgttctaataaatctaatCGTTTGTTTAAACTAACGGCGTAGTTATTTACAACTTCAAGAGAATATTGTCATTCTGATCTTTGGTCTGagcttttttcttaaaatatatatagctgTTACATGTAACGATTATTGAAATCATGAACTAtatcaagaattttgaaaattgtcatAATATTATGTTTCTGACACGAGCAACAATCTTTTTCTTGAATAAGTTTaggaattttgtttcttttttcttaattaaatatattatttcctaatattttcataaattatacgCATTCCAGGAAGATAAAAAATTCACTGAGCATTTAGAAaagatattcataaaaagaacatttaaacattgaaattaaagttaaacaTATATTATGAATTACGCCGATTTTGAAGTTCCTCCATAATATCTTTTCTGTGGGTTTATTATTCGAAATCTatatagttcttaattttttaacaatccCTCTATTTTGTAAtgtgtcaatttaaaaaaaaactcttggtaaatatattcaaaaatgtggAAATTTAATCACTGAAACTCTTACATAAAATCCTTTTTGGGGGAACCATTTACTTCGAAAAGTCTTAAAATACCTGATAAAAGCTTCTCTGCCAGGGAAACATTTACCAGCAAgagattttaagaatttgtaatcCGTTGATACAGTGGATTACTGTGGAAAACACGGTAAACCGTAATACATCAACGGCCAGAGGGACAtagtagtttttttatataactgaaaaCCTTATGTTCTAACTACTAAAAAGCTATTCCAACCTTGAAATATCTCGAACTGCAACCAAATTTAAAGACAACGAATTATAAAAATGTCGgcataattatcttttaatccaGTACTTGTAATTATACTGAGCAATAATAAAGCGATTTATACAGGATATGTACCTTAAACTTCTTCTGAAAGCTAAGGTAAATCATCATTATCATAGTGCAACTTATAAAAATCAAGCCTTTTCTAATTTGATATCACAGCTAACTTGGGTTTTTTTTCGcaagttctttgaattttttattaatataatggattaatataataatataactattagAATTCcaagtcaaaattaaaatgtccatttttatatattatttctaaattgttttcattagGGAAATACAGCAGCAGTATGTGCCCTCATTGatcataaatgaatatcaaacattaagaaatttaatgtaaaatgtaatttaattaaaattatttttacattatcaacaaatttacaataaatattattttcatgttaaattttcataatagttATTTATCCactatctattttttattaaaactgttaagtACGCCAGGGTTATTCAATTAGACCTTTTACTTCactatttttctttactattaagGCCGTTACATccaatttgttaaataagaaattttaacacAATGTATAACCAATatgctttttaatacattttatatgcatgtcattttttcatttatagatttgaaaagataattttcataagGTTATGTTGCGTGAACAGGAACATGTGTTATTCattcaatttcgaaatttttctaactttagtTATAAGATACTTAGTTAAACAGCTAGAATATCACTAAACCAGGTGAATCTATTCCTTATGGACCAACTTTATAAGTTATAACTTATAGATATGTATACAATTTCTTCTATATTGTGTTGCCataattagtatataaataaattatagcgCAGTGTCTGGCTGTTGaaggtaaaatgtttttaaagggtCTGGGACATGTTCAACaataaacattgttaaaatttcaGCTACAAATAAAGGATATTCTTTTGTTAGTGAACTTTATATATGATAGAAAatatagaacaaatattttattttaattagaaaaaaatataaaaaacatttattccttgaaatatttgttttttaatagtaaatgacataaatttaataGTGGCATGGTgcgttaattttcaaattcataaccaCCAGTCAGTAAACTCAGAAAAAAATCCTTCCGCAACTAGCAAAATATATGTGCATGGgcttaataattacaataaacttattttaatttaaatatgctaataataaaaattttagaaataattaatgtgGTCTAACAtgagaatctaaaatataatattttgcatgataaacAGCCTTTAAAAAGTAATACCATTGctcagaaaaaagtttttaaaaaagttttaataaatgtataatgtttgtaaatattgtaaattagattttatatggTTGAAATAACTGTAATTTTTTCTATGCGTACTAAaggttgaaaaataaatgttccgagaaaagagaaaaacatttgATTCTCTAGCATGAGCTTATATtagatttattgtaaaaaaatgacataaattttcaccatttcaaaaactatacaaattatatatttctgtaaatagtAATATGCCTCCTATCTTAACagagtaaaattgaaaaatcattttttgaaggTAAGAACGTTCCAAGTTCCCTTGGAGAATAATATCAAAATGTGTCTCTAGTTTTCGATATTAACGGTTTCTGAAAAAGATGATTTCATATTCTTCGCTGAAATGATTAGTTTGgctccctaaaaaaaaaaaaaaaaaaaaaaaaaaatcttatgcttGATGAAGATTTTGTTTATGACGATGTAAGttataatttccatattttaaaaaaggcttctataaaaatgaactttaatgAATAGTTATCGTTTTCTAAAGGTGCCGAAAACTAAGCGTTGTGAATTAATCTTTTAAGCAGTGAATGTCTATATAGAAATTATATGTTAAAGAGACCAAAAAAACTCGTAATTTGAATTTGCGCCGGACTTGCATATGCATGTAAAGatatttgctaattttaattagatgCTAATGCTaatgctaattttaattaattatataccaTCGGTTCaacggaaaaaaaataataagcaatattCATGTAAATGAATGCCTCATACTTCAAACTTAAATTCAAAcaccataaaatggaattatttacatatcaatcatttcataaaataaaaaaatagtgtgATTTAATGGCTATTTTCAACCTGATAATGTTTATAATCAGGATACTCCTTTAAACTTCTCGATATCACAcacgatataaaaatatttctaaccgTTCGTGGAAAAGAATactaattgttaaataatttaacataattacttGCTATATATTAGATGCTCATTAAGAAagtgtttttattctttaaattaaaaattgatcgaTATCTTGACATGTTACTTGAATCTCTTCGAAGtatattatttcgtaaaaaaaaatttaattcgatttttaaaattctaaaaaggagtttttaaaatttataaattttctttccataCAATGTTTTctctagttttaataaaataaatataaatgagaatattttacaaaattttacttttgtttagtAACTGGAACTGTGTTCACGtaagttgaaatattaaactacAATTTTTCTGTGAACACGTTATCTCTGCTATTTTACTAAGAGTGAATTTTAAACCCTAATATATTAACAGGCGAGACCAAAACATTATTAGGCTCAGATGctacaaaataaattcgaatctaTTCAATTTTACTTCCTTGcactagaaataaatattttttcaactcaTCCACAGGCATTAGctgaattaattttcatatccTGTTAATATATTCGACATGATATTGGTAACAGTGTATTTATACACCACTTTTTCTGTTACAgaagattaaataaattgtataataaatcctAGACGAAAGACTCTCCATTAGACAGTTTCAAGTTGTTCATGAAAGAAAGTTCCATTTATGGAACAGATtgtagtttcttttatttttgcgcTAAATTTCTTCGCATctaacaaatagtttttttttatgatttatctcgtattaaaaatataatcttcatTGAATTTTGTTATCTACAAATCTCTCATATACTATCGATAAATCAAGGTCTATAACTTATCTTTCTTGATTGTACAGTGCACTCCTGAATATCCGGTTCTCGGCTATCCAGCCTAGTTTCCTTTTATCGTCATTAAATGAGAAAAGCAAGGCGTCTATGAAGTCATATATTAAGGACTTTTACGAAACctaaaaattgtaagtttttacTCTTATCTCAGgcttaccttttcatatctgtgtcaTCATTTACCAGCGAAAAACAAAATAGgtttgagtaaatttttttaagaatcaagcCTATGATTTAAGTTAATGTTATGTTTATGTTTTCTGCTTTTAAggtattacagaatttatgttaaaatgtgagcaATTTATATCCCTTAACTtacttttttctctaataaattttggaaacatgcaGCGTAGTAataaactatcagtacagagGCTTATATATTAACTCTACACATTAACGTTAActacttctatgattcaccgggccacggccgcgttcacattctacgtgacttgagataaatggacgtcttagtactcaataagaagtgagaaaatacgtattataagaGAGAGTTTggcataaaaataactttgtcttctggtattggtggacaaGAAATGAATTCACAGAATTCCAGTCTATCCGGCCTGCCTTCCGGAACATTTGGTCGGGTACTCGGGTGTGTACCGTAATAGCTTTTATCATTGTTATTTTATGGTGCATATATGTCTTATTCCCATGCACCCTATAAGCTAAGTGAATCCAACAACTAATTGACGGCATTATCATCAACTTTCAAATCAAACTATCATGTAAGATTGGCAATTATTATATGAATGATTAATACGTACGGGTATGAAGATTCACTTTTATTTACgaattttaatgcttttgtcTTATTCTGAAGCTGTGCTTGTAGTATAGAATTAATCTATTTACCTgtaaattaattcaaagaaattgacTCACCAGTCCTTTTTGCCCCTGAAGCAAAATTTTGTCAGTAAAGTTGAGATCAGGCAGACATATTGGCTGGAtggtttctgaaaatttcagttCTGGTTCAAACTTCAGAAGAGCAATATCATTGGCCTTTGTTTCATTGTCGAAGTCAGGGTGTAAAATTACTCGAGATATCTGAAAAGAAATCGAAATACggattaaaatgtatataaattaattcaaatgttgaAGCGCAGAGTAGCCTAcccacatttttattaatattattttaaatgtaatgtagatagtgaaaactttaaaaaaataaagtagtaaAACATTATGGGTATGTAGCACATCgggatccaaaatttgatttgaaataatcttaataagtcttacaaaatgaacataaataaatcTTGTATAATTgtcttttatcaaattatttgtttttaaaatattctcagatgTCTCTTCAATTACATCTAATCTGGGCTAAAGCAGTCAATACTCacatcaaagaatttaaaatcctacaaaataaaatggatacagaaataagtaatattccaagatttctatgaaataggaatttttaaaaagacttgCCAAAGAAATAAGTGAATGTCTCGCAAGAAGCTCTCAGAAGGTATTTTAAGAAGcttgaaaataaagattatgaTGGCAAGGGTATAATGATAATGAAGACAAAGATGCCGTCTTTGCATATGATGAAAGAATCTATAgtaacaaaaaaaggaaaatctaaaAGGTTGATCACAAATGAACCTCCCGATGACTGAGAGTTACCCCACATGGGCTGATTACAGAACGGTCTCAATTTGTCGATGATTgagctttattaaattaaacaaaatacttattcaatatatattccTTATATTGAACTATTCTgtctttttttccttatatttaatgATCCTAAATCATGAGCGGAGGTTGACAagtggtaaggtatcggcttcaGAATCAGAGGACTTCAGGTTCCAGACCTGATTAAACCAAAGAACCGCCTTATAAGTGgatttggtgcacgttaaattcgtcggggGCAAACGCCCTaccactggtgtggtgtagaagtttggagaggagctGCCAGCTAaagtgtcgtccttgtcatctgaacACCGTTCAAATTTACTAGggccgttccaaaatagccctagtgttctTTTAAAGCgagacgttaatatgactaaactaaattaaatttagttaaatcattcaaatattattaatattctaaatctgAATTTATAggtagaaataaaatctttagacCGAAATAAAAGTCACATTTATATTTGCGGAACTCACACTTCTTTTTTGCTCCGATCCAGAATCACCTGTTGCCGTTGGGTAAACCGTGCCAAATAGTAATCGAATATTCTGAGTTCCAGTGACGCACTGAGCAGCTGTGAGGACTGTTTCTTTATCCAGAATAACACCACCACAGAACAAATTTTCGATGTCTTCTGGACTGAGAGCAGCGATTCCCATTGACCATGGCCAGTCACCGGCCCTCTGTGTAGAACCTCGTCTTCGGTTGGTGCGGGGAGGAATTTGACCACAAACTgaaataagaagaagaaataattccGATATTCTAATTAGAAATATCGCAGAATGATAATGTTTTATACTTAGTTCACTTCACTACTTTTgctgatttttatatcataaaattttaaaaatgaattggaatattaaaacattatcgTATTGAAAATACATTGTTTTTCATGTTCTATACAAGTTGTGCaaacaatataaaacattatgTTGAAATTCATCATGTTCAAAAACATTAACATTATCGTGCTGAAAATGCTGCTTCAACATAAGCATATTGAAccattgattaataataaattgagaaagatttactttaaacatttactttttacttAGTAATTCGAGAACtagtaatattttcaaactaattattcacatctctttgtttttattatttttgaacgagtttatataaaacaaaattattttcgcaGAGTTGTTCTTTCAACTGGTTTACTTGCTTAAAGCCTTACTGCCTAACCACTTCcacttaaattaaaatgtttattgaaattcaagaaaaaaaaacttaaggaaataaaactggtacttacaaactaattttttttaagtgttacttttttgttcaatttcttaactatatttttacaTTGGCGAAAATATCCTTTTTGTAATACTAATTTCGTAAGTTATTAAggaaacactttaaaattttgattaatgttaatttgttaaaaaaaataattaaaatttaaaccttaTTCTAAATTACCATCTGCAATTTAAGAAGCAATTaagtataaaatgtaaaagttCTCGATCTAATGGccttacttaaaaatttatttttgattgattttttcacCGTAGAATTTTCAAATCATATCCATGATGCAAGTATAATCATGCTAAAATTGGCACAagctaaaaagaaagaaaatgttgacAATTTATTACCTTCTGAACAAGCAATACCGAAACGGTCTGGTGGACAGGACGAACAAGAAGTGCTATTATCTGCACACGTCTGGCAATTGGCCCAGTTTTCACAAGTACTTTGGTCATTTGAAGTATCATGGAAACATTGTCTGCAAAACAGGAATGCTTTACATTCTTAGTTGAAGAAATTTCACATTAGTGTATCAAATCTAACTTTTGGTGTGTAAAATGttaacaattcttttttgttGTAGAAAAAGTAGTGCTTTTCTCGCATCAAATTATTGGAGGCTAATTATTGGAGTTCCCATCAACCGCCGCCATATAATTATCCATTATTATCATTTTGCATAAGCTATAAATTCAGCCATCACACACAAACTGATACTTctcgaaagaaaaatataataatgacacGATTTTTAGTGAAAAGGATATATACGAGGAGTCTTTCCAAAAAAGAGGAGAGGTACTTTATCTTAAACCGACTACTCCAACCTGCCCAAAGGCACGCGGAAAAATCAGAATGatcggaccaccgcaacagcaacactggcgggagtTGTGGTTGAGTCCTGAAGGCCATCACCGTCCACGGTAAAACCGTTCCCCTGAGAAGACGTCCCGCCATcgtcaacccccccccccccatctttctCTATAATCACCAAagtggcgagaatcaaccaccatccTGGAAGCTTCTCGTCCTCAATTACGAGGGGCCACCAGTAAGATA
The window above is part of the Argiope bruennichi chromosome 7, qqArgBrue1.1, whole genome shotgun sequence genome. Proteins encoded here:
- the LOC129976134 gene encoding coagulation factor X-like, yielding MSSHTVFTFWTILAAIGLSSISAISSRCILCPCGSSGQNYTQCFHDTSNDQSTCENWANCQTCADNSTSCSSCPPDRFGIACSEVCGQIPPRTNRRRGSTQRAGDWPWSMGIAALSPEDIENLFCGGVILDKETVLTAAQCVTGTQNIRLLFGTVYPTATGDSGSEQKRSISRVILHPDFDNETKANDIALLKFEPELKFSETIQPICLPDLNFTDKILLQGQKGLVPGWGYNYTMYMSIPAVNYEVANVSVQLSDKCMEACQRQGLSSCSTPNTFCADYPEGIDACMYRGVPMVIEDEERERYILAGLVTRKLAANERNCRRGEVNTVLTNVAHFMPFILKNLS